Proteins encoded together in one Leptidea sinapis chromosome 45, ilLepSina1.1, whole genome shotgun sequence window:
- the LOC126977545 gene encoding 60S ribosomal protein L37a, protein MAKRTKKVGITGKYGTRYGASLRKMVKKMEVTQHSKYTCSFCGKDAMKRSCVGIWSCKRCKRTIAGGAWVFSTTAASSCRSAVRRLREVK, encoded by the exons ATG GCAAAACGCACGAAGAAGGTTGGAATTACCGGTAAATATGGCACTCGTTATGGTGCCTCTCTGCGTAAGATGGTAAAAAAAATGGAAGTAACACAACACTCCAAATACACATGCTCCTTCTGTGGTAAG GATGCCATGAAACGCAGCTGTGTTGGAATTTGGTCATGCAAAAGGTGTAAGAGAACCATCGCTGGTGGTGCGTGGGTGTTTTCAACTACTGCTGCCTCATCATGCCGTTCTGCAGTGAGACGGTTACGTGAAGTCAAGTAA
- the LOC126977488 gene encoding solute carrier family 41 member 1-like, producing the protein MNRSKGNNSRTVKDSNSTETEMSPNAYRLINNEEKPPDIQIGKENSWIAGVQMFVSFLLAGFGMVAASLLLDVVQHWDVFVQVPEVYILVPALLGLKGNLEMTLASRMSTHAHLGHLDKHLKPLVVGNLCLIQCQAVLVGFLAAMAAVAMGWIPRGEFDIHHAMLLCASSVLTASLASFVLGLIMIGVIVVSKKVNINPDNIATPIAASLGDLTTLALLSWIASLLFKSLGTNILLPALLIIAGAVLVPACGYVAWKNNFTKQALDEGWIPVISGMVISSTGGLILGYTVSNYKGVAVFQLVINGIGGNMAAVHASRLSTLLHTGQKEKSVFSNTTKLLMLMVIPGQLIFVYTISYLKAGHTSVTPIFILIYMCAALLQVLLLLTISHYLVVWMWKLGLDPDNSAIPYLTALGDLLGTTLLGIAFHILFAIGDKDSDLGD; encoded by the coding sequence atgaacCGAAGCAAAGGTAATAACTCTAGAACAGTGAAGGATTCCAACAGTACCGAAACTGAAATGAGTCCGAACGCATATAGATTGATCAATAATGAAGAAAAGCCTCCAGATATTCAAATTGGTAAAGAAAATTCTTGGATTGCCGGGGTTCAGATGTTTGTGTCATTTTTACTTGCTGGTTTTGGCATGGTAGCCGCCAGCTTGCTTCTCGATGTAGTACAACATTGGGATGTTTTTGTGCAAGTTCCAGAAGTGTATATCTTAGTGCCAGCTCTTTTAGGACTCAAAGGTAATTTGGAAATGACATTAGCATCACGGATGTCAACCCATGCTCATCTAGGCCATTTAGATAAACATTTGAAACCATTAGTAGTTGGCAATCTTTGTCTCATACAGTGCCAAGCAGTTCTTGTTGGATTTTTAGCTGCAATGGCTGCAGTTGCAATGGGCTGGATACCACGAGGAGAGTTTGACATTCATCATGCTATGTTATTGTGTGCATCAAGTGTTCTCACAGCTTCATTGGCTAGTTTTGTCCTTGGATTAATTATGATTGGAGTCATAGTTGTATCcaaaaaagttaatataaaCCCTGATAATATAGCCACACCAATTGCAGCAAGTTTGGGTGACCTGACCACTTTGGCTTTATTATCATGGATtgcatcattattatttaaatcactgggcacaaatattttattacccgctttattaattattgctgGAGCTGTTCTAGTACCAGCATGTGGATATGTTGCTTGGAAAAATAATTTCACAAAGCAAGCTTTGGACGAAGGTTGGATACCAGTTATATCTGGTATGGTTATAAGTAGTACTGGTGGTCTTATTTTAGGATACACTGTATCTAATTACAAAGGTGTGGCTGTGTTTCAATTAGTTATTAATGGTATTGGAGGCAATATGGCTGCAGTGCATGCATCAAGATTATCAACACTATTACATACAGGACAAAAAGAGAAGTCAGTTTTTAGTAATACAACAAAACTATTGATGCTAATGGTTATACCTGGAcagttaatatttgtttatacaaTTAGTTATCTGAAGGCGGGTCATACATCTGTCACACCTATATTTATCTTGATTTATATGTGTGCTGCATTACTTCAAGTTTTGTTATTACTAACAATTAGTCATTATTTAGTTGTCTGGATGTGGAAACTTGGCTTAGATCCTGATAATTCTGCCATCCCATATTTAACTGCTTTAGGTGATTTATTAGGGACTACTCTACTTGGGATAGCATTTCACATTTTATTTGCTATCGGCGATAAGGATAGTGATTTAGGTGACTAA